In one Roseburia intestinalis L1-82 genomic region, the following are encoded:
- a CDS encoding RluA family pseudouridine synthase, with product MRNSMQPAIIYEDEDIIVCKKPAGVATQTRRIGQADMESLLKNYRASKGELPYIGVVHRLDQPVEGIMVFAKNKEAAADLSRQIKTKLADKYYYAMTDGVPEKKKGTLEDELLQNGKTNTSEVVERGTPQAKHASLSYEVVEQDGKHAVLRIKLDTGRHHQIRVQLAHAGMPIVGDKKYNFKENIAPSGGQLALCSFKIAFRHPKTHRKLEFEIDKPFGLS from the coding sequence ATGAGGAACAGTATGCAGCCAGCGATCATTTATGAAGATGAAGACATTATCGTCTGTAAAAAACCGGCAGGCGTGGCGACACAGACCAGACGCATCGGGCAGGCGGACATGGAGAGCCTGCTAAAAAATTACCGTGCATCCAAAGGGGAGCTTCCTTATATTGGTGTGGTACATCGGTTAGACCAGCCGGTGGAAGGCATTATGGTGTTTGCAAAAAATAAAGAAGCAGCGGCAGATCTAAGCCGCCAGATCAAAACAAAACTGGCGGACAAATATTATTATGCGATGACGGACGGCGTGCCGGAAAAGAAAAAAGGAACCTTAGAGGATGAACTTTTACAGAATGGAAAGACAAATACCTCCGAGGTGGTGGAAAGAGGAACACCGCAGGCAAAACATGCCAGCCTTTCCTATGAGGTGGTCGAGCAGGATGGAAAACATGCCGTTTTGCGTATCAAACTTGATACCGGACGCCACCATCAGATCCGGGTGCAGCTTGCACATGCAGGGATGCCGATCGTTGGGGATAAAAAGTACAACTTCAAAGAAAACATTGCACCGTCGGGCGGACAGCTTGCACTGTGCTCTTTTAAGATCGCGTTCCGGCATCCGAAAACGCATAGAAAACTGGAGTTTGAAATTGACAAGCCTTTTGGTTTATCATAA
- the metK gene encoding methionine adenosyltransferase, with translation MEKRLFTSESVTEGHPDKVCDAISDAILDACMAEDPMSRVACETASCTGFVLVTGEITTKAQLDIPAIVRKTVNEIGYNDAKTGFDGNTCAVMVALDQQSPDIAMGVDKALEAKEGALTDDLDTGAGDQGMMFGYATNETPELMPYPISLAHKLALQLTKVRKDGTLTYLRPDGKTQVSVEYDEAGKPVRLEAVVLSTQHDDDVTQEQIHADIKKYVFDPILPKEMIDAETKFFINPTGRFVIGGPHGDAGLTGRKIIVDTYGGYARHGGGAFSGKDCTKVDRSAAYAARYVAKNIVAAGLAEKCEIQLSYAIGVAQPTSVMVDTFGTGKLSDEKLVEIIRENFDLRPAGIIKMLDLRRPIYRGTAAYGHFGRTDLDLPWEAVDKAETLKKYL, from the coding sequence ATGGAAAAAAGATTATTTACATCCGAATCCGTAACAGAAGGACATCCTGACAAAGTCTGCGATGCAATCTCTGACGCAATCTTAGATGCATGTATGGCAGAAGATCCAATGAGCCGTGTTGCATGTGAAACAGCAAGCTGTACAGGCTTTGTTTTAGTAACCGGTGAGATCACTACAAAAGCACAGTTAGATATTCCTGCAATCGTTCGTAAAACAGTCAACGAGATTGGTTACAACGATGCAAAAACCGGATTTGACGGAAATACCTGTGCAGTTATGGTAGCGCTTGACCAGCAGTCACCGGATATTGCAATGGGTGTTGATAAGGCATTAGAGGCAAAAGAGGGTGCCTTAACAGATGATCTTGATACCGGAGCAGGCGATCAGGGTATGATGTTTGGTTATGCAACCAACGAGACACCGGAGTTAATGCCATATCCGATCTCTTTGGCACACAAACTGGCATTACAGTTAACCAAAGTAAGAAAAGACGGCACACTGACCTACTTAAGACCGGACGGAAAGACACAGGTTTCCGTAGAGTACGATGAGGCTGGAAAACCGGTACGTCTTGAGGCAGTTGTATTATCAACACAGCATGACGATGATGTGACACAGGAGCAGATCCATGCAGACATTAAAAAATACGTTTTCGATCCGATCCTTCCAAAAGAGATGATCGATGCAGAAACCAAGTTCTTCATCAATCCGACCGGACGTTTCGTAATCGGCGGACCGCACGGTGATGCAGGTTTAACAGGACGTAAGATCATCGTAGACACCTACGGCGGATATGCACGTCACGGCGGCGGAGCTTTCTCCGGAAAAGACTGTACAAAGGTTGACCGTTCTGCAGCATATGCAGCACGTTACGTTGCAAAGAACATCGTAGCAGCAGGACTTGCAGAGAAATGTGAGATCCAGTTATCCTATGCGATCGGTGTAGCACAGCCGACATCCGTTATGGTAGATACTTTCGGCACAGGTAAATTATCCGATGAGAAGTTAGTTGAGATCATTCGTGAGAACTTCGACCTTCGTCCGGCAGGAATCATCAAGATGCTTGACTTAAGAAGACCGATCTACCGTGGAACAGCAGCTTACGGCCATTTCGGGCGTACAGACTTAGACCTTCCGTGGGAGGCAGTTGATAAAGCTGAGACATTAAAAAAATATCTGTAA
- a CDS encoding tetratricopeptide repeat-containing diguanylate cyclase, with product MIEKYYDGAIEQVAAGLGTVEKNHLLVRYSGQFSVENLNDTKQLEKNEDIFVQVHEFETGEITCAYEPYLTMICDGFRRYMTGTFEEFMETCDVYYLHRPVLLGYFNQDNTGREEIILLDEVAYEQERMLAALERMLCAIADRHPVLFVLNRFQLASKSTMQLTARFLKCENCNIGLVLGVSDIQAMPEFLVPDWEMLYETLDDGSKIYHIGNSGRKKEETIDDEKYVDYGSEKVYRKLQNMVEFLDFDQAAYYLETIDRKIKFDNLLVDDAARFRMWLLFVKVSILRQDIPKALEICEDLEKIHLAGKEEECAYEQDYLIATAYMYQGKLKEALEMAGETYRIAGKMSDDYRMFLSELLEAKIQMSGWYNIFFCAQDVKIKESLIQNLIRYNYRNHLAHVYIYAYDNKPEIVKKANQSEEFLIYFSRGIRIAKKLGNEYLINMAYQKNIMLSSTNGMYEISLLYSVRTYEALKDKRSIQAGRIYSGIAYNLCAIGENERAMAYYRHAIRLFYHLREPEDIAEVQYNMSLNCIMCGQYEKAEFYLTQCMKAVERLHLNSLRVCNLSKLYGLLALVSILEGNRFNCERYLNNCRQFLNYVIEKEKMGDRFGTVHDYAKVDDDMFLYTFSRGLLAVHDGEYKKADADYEKAEDYLSRSEGNQFFSYALFQQKRMECFKCLENQKGYEKQKKTLEEYERQHFSTYGKLAKKMMDTLPPVDEADGQQDVSEQELDVLLWQESMVLAYKSKKHQLDFISTWQKLIDVTGVCAEEMIDAVMKTFLNHFNVDCAVYARCMERQTQVLYNNTGIDLNEERTGRIIASLKRNPGGYAISKISSNYNEHQDITALFGEDDVCSLVAVPYFNNAKLESFLITYVRMKDNWHSSVNRYMLDEDDLNMYQLLFREVKYSLNRLDAYDKIYEMNNKLYLAAVTDQLTGIYNREGFYRRIKDLIDEFSGGKRKPELGLMFIDLDNFKHYNDTYGHDVGDLVLKEMADIFSGLCEKQGFVCRYGGDEYIIVFFTADKERLKETAKQIYQKIDQADGFEKAISEKLKKQISIRKEQRISCSIGIVLAEDIHGEEEINQMIKRADDLLYSIKTTKKGTYRI from the coding sequence ATGATAGAAAAATATTATGATGGTGCGATAGAACAGGTAGCAGCCGGTTTGGGAACTGTGGAAAAGAACCATCTTTTAGTCAGATACAGTGGACAATTTTCCGTAGAAAACTTAAATGATACAAAGCAGCTTGAGAAAAATGAAGACATTTTCGTACAGGTACATGAATTTGAAACGGGGGAGATTACCTGTGCGTATGAGCCGTATCTTACCATGATCTGTGATGGGTTCAGGCGGTATATGACGGGAACGTTTGAAGAATTTATGGAAACGTGCGATGTGTATTATCTGCACCGGCCGGTTTTGCTTGGTTATTTTAATCAGGATAATACAGGGCGGGAGGAGATCATTTTGCTTGATGAGGTGGCATATGAGCAGGAACGCATGTTGGCGGCACTTGAGCGCATGCTGTGTGCCATTGCTGACAGGCATCCGGTTCTGTTTGTTTTGAACCGTTTTCAGCTGGCTTCTAAAAGTACCATGCAGCTTACGGCGCGCTTTTTGAAATGTGAAAACTGCAATATCGGTCTTGTGCTTGGCGTGAGTGATATCCAGGCAATGCCGGAATTTCTGGTGCCGGACTGGGAAATGCTGTATGAGACATTAGATGATGGCAGTAAGATTTATCATATTGGAAATTCCGGCAGAAAAAAAGAAGAAACCATAGATGACGAAAAATACGTTGACTATGGAAGTGAAAAAGTGTACCGGAAACTGCAGAATATGGTCGAATTTCTTGATTTTGACCAGGCGGCATATTATTTAGAAACCATTGATCGAAAGATAAAATTTGATAATCTTTTAGTGGATGATGCCGCGCGTTTTCGCATGTGGCTCTTATTTGTCAAAGTATCGATTTTAAGACAGGATATTCCAAAAGCGCTTGAAATCTGCGAGGATCTGGAAAAAATCCATCTTGCCGGAAAGGAAGAGGAGTGTGCATATGAGCAGGATTATCTGATCGCGACCGCATATATGTACCAGGGAAAATTAAAAGAGGCTTTGGAGATGGCAGGAGAAACATACCGCATCGCCGGGAAAATGTCCGATGATTACCGGATGTTTTTATCCGAACTGTTGGAGGCAAAGATCCAGATGTCCGGCTGGTATAACATCTTTTTCTGTGCACAGGATGTAAAGATAAAGGAAAGCCTGATCCAGAATCTGATCCGTTACAACTATCGCAATCACCTGGCACATGTATATATTTATGCGTACGATAACAAGCCGGAGATCGTGAAAAAAGCAAACCAGTCCGAGGAGTTTCTGATTTATTTCAGCAGGGGAATCCGCATAGCAAAAAAACTTGGAAATGAGTATCTGATCAATATGGCATACCAGAAAAATATTATGCTGTCATCGACAAACGGTATGTATGAGATATCTCTGCTTTATTCGGTGAGGACTTATGAGGCACTGAAAGATAAAAGATCAATCCAGGCAGGGCGTATTTATTCGGGGATTGCATATAACTTATGTGCGATCGGTGAAAATGAGCGCGCGATGGCTTATTACAGGCATGCAATCCGTCTGTTTTATCATCTGAGGGAACCGGAAGATATTGCGGAAGTGCAGTATAACATGTCTTTAAACTGCATTATGTGTGGACAATATGAAAAGGCGGAGTTTTATCTGACACAGTGCATGAAAGCGGTGGAGCGTCTGCATTTAAACAGCTTAAGAGTCTGCAATCTATCCAAATTATATGGACTGCTCGCTCTTGTGTCGATCTTAGAGGGTAACCGGTTTAACTGTGAACGTTATTTAAACAACTGCAGGCAGTTTTTAAATTACGTTATAGAAAAAGAAAAGATGGGGGATAGGTTTGGAACAGTCCACGATTATGCAAAGGTCGATGATGACATGTTTTTGTATACATTCTCCCGCGGACTTCTTGCTGTACACGATGGAGAGTATAAAAAGGCAGACGCAGATTATGAGAAAGCGGAGGATTATCTGAGCCGATCCGAGGGAAATCAGTTTTTCAGCTATGCACTTTTCCAGCAAAAGCGGATGGAATGTTTCAAATGTCTCGAAAATCAGAAAGGTTATGAGAAGCAGAAAAAAACGTTAGAAGAATACGAAAGGCAGCATTTCAGTACCTATGGAAAACTGGCGAAAAAAATGATGGATACACTGCCGCCGGTGGATGAGGCGGACGGGCAGCAGGATGTTTCCGAACAGGAATTAGACGTACTGCTCTGGCAGGAGAGCATGGTATTAGCCTATAAGAGCAAGAAACACCAGCTGGATTTTATTTCGACCTGGCAGAAACTGATTGATGTGACCGGGGTCTGTGCAGAGGAAATGATCGATGCGGTCATGAAAACATTTTTAAATCACTTTAATGTGGACTGTGCGGTGTATGCGCGCTGTATGGAGAGACAGACGCAGGTATTATACAATAATACCGGGATCGATTTAAACGAGGAGCGGACGGGCAGGATCATCGCATCTTTAAAGCGGAATCCGGGAGGCTACGCGATCTCAAAGATCAGCAGCAACTATAACGAACACCAGGATATCACGGCATTGTTTGGTGAGGATGACGTGTGCTCTTTGGTGGCGGTGCCGTATTTTAACAATGCAAAACTCGAAAGTTTTCTGATCACCTATGTGAGGATGAAGGATAACTGGCATTCTTCCGTAAACCGGTATATGCTCGATGAAGATGATTTAAATATGTATCAGCTTTTATTCCGCGAGGTAAAATATTCTTTGAACCGTCTGGACGCATATGATAAAATATACGAGATGAACAATAAACTTTACCTCGCAGCAGTCACTGACCAGCTCACCGGAATTTACAACAGGGAAGGTTTTTACCGTAGGATCAAAGATCTGATAGATGAATTTTCGGGTGGAAAACGGAAACCGGAACTGGGTCTGATGTTTATTGATCTCGATAATTTTAAGCATTATAATGATACTTACGGTCATGATGTCGGCGACCTGGTTTTAAAGGAAATGGCAGATATTTTTTCCGGTCTGTGTGAAAAACAGGGATTTGTCTGCCGCTATGGTGGAGATGAATACATTATTGTATTTTTCACCGCGGATAAAGAAAGGCTGAAGGAAACGGCAAAGCAGATCTATCAGAAGATCGATCAGGCGGACGGTTTTGAAAAAGCGATTTCTGAGAAACTGAAAAAACAGATTTCCATCCGGAAAGAGCAGCGCATTTCCTGCTCCATTGGAATCGTGTTGGCAGAAGACATTCATGGCGAGGAAGAAATCAACCAGATGATCAAGAGGGCGGATGATCTGCTCTATTCGATCAAGACAACGAAAAAGGGAACTTACCGTATATGA
- a CDS encoding HAMP domain-containing sensor histidine kinase: protein MKLKSKIIISFCIIIFVPIVLMMAALFSFQRIQVKAIEQTYGIKENNYSYFSNSMQLLSRFTKECFKELKDAAKNDPARLEDQEYLNELNQTLEEKSSYLIVRKDKELIYIGEDASISLLTQLPSYGDTVKDEDAGTYIDGDEQVLIKQIDFQFQDGSDGSAFIVTILEETVPEVKKLLIDVLISILLILVLTATMLTIWMYTSMINPIKKLQTAAQNIKDGNLDFSVESDSKDEIGELCRSFEEMRLRLKDNAEEKIEGEKENKTLISNIAHDLKTPITAVKGYAEGLMDGVADTPEKRDKYIRTIYNKANEMDTLLNELTLYAKIDTNRIPYNFAKINVSEYFNDCVEEIGLDLETKNIRLAYFNYVDENVLIIADPEQLRRVIHNIIGNSIKYLDKQQGFINIRIKDVGDFIQVEIEDNGRGISARDLPYIFDRFYRADASRNSATGGSGIGLSIVKKIIEDHGGKIWATSKESIGTVMYFVIRKYQEVPNE from the coding sequence ATGAAACTGAAATCAAAAATCATCATTTCTTTTTGTATTATCATATTTGTTCCGATCGTGCTGATGATGGCGGCACTTTTCAGTTTTCAGCGTATACAGGTGAAGGCGATTGAGCAGACTTATGGAATCAAGGAAAATAATTACAGCTATTTTTCCAATTCCATGCAGCTTTTAAGCCGTTTTACGAAAGAATGTTTCAAGGAACTGAAAGATGCGGCGAAGAATGATCCGGCACGGCTGGAGGATCAGGAATATTTAAATGAACTCAACCAGACATTAGAGGAGAAGAGTTCTTATCTGATCGTGAGAAAGGATAAAGAGTTAATTTATATCGGTGAGGATGCAAGCATTTCGCTGCTGACACAGCTGCCGTCGTATGGGGATACGGTGAAAGATGAGGACGCCGGCACTTACATTGATGGTGACGAACAGGTGCTGATCAAGCAGATCGACTTCCAGTTTCAGGATGGGAGTGACGGAAGTGCCTTTATTGTTACGATCTTAGAGGAGACAGTTCCGGAGGTAAAGAAACTTCTCATTGATGTGCTGATCTCGATCCTGCTGATCCTTGTGCTGACTGCGACGATGCTGACCATCTGGATGTATACCAGCATGATCAATCCGATCAAAAAACTGCAGACGGCGGCACAGAATATCAAGGACGGCAATCTTGATTTTTCAGTGGAATCGGACAGCAAGGATGAGATTGGGGAACTCTGCAGATCGTTTGAGGAGATGCGCCTGCGCTTAAAGGATAATGCGGAGGAAAAGATTGAGGGAGAAAAAGAAAACAAGACGCTCATCAGCAATATTGCACATGATTTAAAGACGCCGATCACGGCAGTAAAAGGGTATGCGGAAGGACTGATGGATGGCGTGGCGGATACACCGGAGAAGCGGGATAAATATATCCGCACGATCTACAATAAGGCAAATGAGATGGATACGCTTTTAAATGAGTTGACATTGTATGCTAAAATTGATACGAACCGTATCCCTTACAATTTCGCAAAGATCAATGTATCGGAATATTTTAATGATTGCGTAGAAGAGATCGGACTTGATCTTGAAACAAAAAATATCAGGCTTGCCTACTTTAATTATGTGGACGAAAATGTTTTGATCATAGCAGATCCGGAGCAGCTTCGTCGTGTGATCCACAATATTATCGGCAATTCCATCAAGTATCTGGATAAACAGCAGGGATTTATCAATATCCGCATCAAGGATGTCGGTGACTTTATTCAGGTGGAGATCGAGGACAACGGAAGAGGTATTTCCGCAAGAGACCTGCCATATATTTTCGACCGGTTTTACCGCGCGGATGCGTCGCGCAACTCGGCAACCGGCGGCAGCGGTATTGGTCTGTCCATTGTAAAGAAGATCATAGAAGACCATGGTGGAAAGATCTGGGCGACCAGCAAAGAGTCCATCGGAACGGTCATGTATTTTGTAATTCGTAAATATCAGGAGGTACCAAATGAGTAA
- a CDS encoding HD-GYP domain-containing protein: MKKVTVNKLEPGMVTAEQILTKNGQMIVDKGVTLTRPLIMRLSFYCVLEVCIEDPDEPKDPETPHFIPAYSQKVKASKEFQTFQFDHSFVLNSLKSSMEGYVFHNQPLDTDDLLEQTVKLFNSCKTSLELFDMLHNMRAYDDSTYAHSLNVALICRRIGKWLKVDAATLDTLTLCGLLHDIGKLKIPDEILNKPGKYTDEEFDLVKRHTKFGYELLKTLNIDPHIKKAALLHHERCDGSGYPLKATQKDLDDFSMVVAIADVYDAMTAARSYRAPLCPFQVIERFEQEGLQKYKPKFILTFLQHIASTYQNNRVLLSNGQSANIVMLNQQHLARPIVQLNDNSCIDLSTRLDLHIQSIL; encoded by the coding sequence ATGAAGAAGGTAACAGTCAATAAACTTGAACCAGGCATGGTCACTGCCGAACAGATCCTGACAAAAAACGGACAGATGATCGTTGATAAGGGCGTCACACTTACAAGACCGCTTATCATGCGTCTTTCCTTTTATTGTGTTTTAGAAGTGTGTATTGAAGATCCGGATGAACCAAAAGATCCTGAAACACCGCATTTTATCCCGGCTTACTCCCAAAAAGTAAAAGCATCGAAAGAGTTTCAGACGTTCCAGTTTGATCATTCATTCGTACTGAACTCTTTAAAGTCCTCCATGGAGGGATATGTTTTTCACAATCAGCCGCTTGACACTGATGATCTTCTCGAACAGACAGTCAAACTGTTCAATTCCTGCAAGACATCACTGGAACTTTTTGATATGCTGCATAATATGCGCGCCTACGACGACAGCACTTACGCACATTCTTTAAATGTGGCTCTGATCTGCCGCCGTATCGGTAAATGGCTGAAAGTAGACGCCGCCACTTTAGACACTTTGACACTCTGCGGTCTTTTGCATGATATCGGCAAATTAAAGATTCCGGATGAGATTTTAAACAAACCGGGCAAATATACCGACGAGGAATTTGATCTTGTCAAAAGGCATACAAAATTTGGCTACGAATTATTGAAAACTTTAAATATTGATCCACATATCAAAAAAGCTGCCCTGCTCCATCATGAGCGCTGTGACGGATCCGGTTATCCGCTGAAAGCGACCCAGAAAGACTTAGACGACTTCTCGATGGTTGTTGCAATCGCCGATGTTTACGATGCCATGACTGCCGCGCGTTCTTACCGCGCTCCTCTTTGTCCTTTCCAGGTCATTGAACGATTTGAGCAGGAAGGTCTTCAGAAATATAAACCAAAATTTATCCTTACCTTTTTGCAGCATATCGCATCCACTTATCAGAACAACCGTGTTCTTTTAAGCAACGGACAGAGTGCCAATATTGTGATGTTAAACCAGCAGCATCTCGCAAGACCGATCGTACAGTTAAACGACAACTCCTGTATTGATCTCTCTACACGTCTTGATCTGCATATTCAGAGTATTCTGTAA
- the proS gene encoding proline--tRNA ligase encodes MAKDKKLVEAITSMEEDFAQWYTDVVRKAELIDYSSVKGCMILRPAGYAIWENIQHELDRRFKETGVENVYLPLFIPESLLEKEKDHVEGFAPEVAWVTYGGLNQLPERLCVRPTSETLFCDFYKNIIQSYRDLPKVYNQWCSVVRWEKETRPFLRSREFLWQEGHTAHATAEEAEQRTVQMLNVYADFCEEVLAMPVVRGQKTEKEKFAGAEATYTIEALMHDGKALQSGTSHNFGNGFAKAFGIQYTDKDNKLQYVYQTSWGMTTRLIGAIIMVHGDDSGLVLPPRIAPVQAMVIPIQQQKDGVLDTAKEVCERIGKVCRAKLDDSDKSPGWKFSEQEMRGIPVRIELGPKDIAAGKCVAVRRDTREKIEIALDELEAKLPELLEQIQKDMFARAKAHRDAHIWDAHNYEEFTTIANEKPGFIRAMWCGDQACEDKIKEDLAVTSRCMPFNDQEHISDVCVCCGKPAHKLVYWGKAY; translated from the coding sequence ATGGCAAAGGACAAGAAGTTAGTAGAGGCAATCACTTCCATGGAGGAAGATTTTGCCCAGTGGTATACAGATGTGGTCAGGAAAGCGGAACTGATCGATTATTCATCCGTAAAGGGATGTATGATCCTTCGTCCGGCAGGCTATGCGATCTGGGAAAATATTCAGCATGAGTTAGACCGCCGTTTCAAAGAGACCGGTGTTGAGAACGTATATTTACCGCTGTTTATCCCGGAGAGTCTGTTAGAGAAAGAAAAAGATCATGTGGAGGGATTTGCACCGGAGGTTGCATGGGTAACTTATGGTGGTTTGAATCAGCTTCCGGAACGTCTGTGTGTCAGACCGACTTCTGAGACATTGTTCTGTGATTTCTATAAAAACATCATCCAGTCTTACCGTGATCTGCCAAAGGTATATAACCAGTGGTGTTCTGTTGTAAGATGGGAGAAGGAGACACGTCCTTTCTTACGTTCCAGAGAGTTCTTATGGCAGGAGGGACACACCGCACATGCGACCGCAGAGGAAGCAGAGCAGAGAACCGTACAGATGTTAAATGTCTATGCGGATTTCTGTGAGGAAGTATTAGCAATGCCGGTTGTACGCGGACAGAAGACGGAAAAAGAAAAATTTGCAGGTGCGGAGGCAACTTACACGATCGAAGCACTGATGCATGATGGAAAGGCATTACAGTCAGGAACCAGCCACAACTTTGGCAATGGATTTGCGAAAGCATTTGGCATCCAGTATACGGATAAAGATAACAAACTTCAGTATGTATATCAGACATCCTGGGGTATGACGACACGTCTGATCGGCGCGATCATCATGGTACACGGAGATGATTCGGGTCTGGTGCTGCCGCCGCGTATTGCACCGGTACAGGCTATGGTCATCCCGATCCAGCAGCAGAAAGACGGTGTGCTTGACACTGCAAAAGAAGTCTGTGAACGCATCGGAAAAGTCTGCCGTGCAAAACTTGATGATTCCGACAAGAGCCCGGGATGGAAGTTCTCTGAGCAGGAAATGAGAGGTATCCCGGTTCGTATCGAACTTGGACCAAAGGATATCGCAGCAGGCAAATGTGTGGCAGTACGCCGTGATACCAGAGAGAAGATTGAGATCGCATTAGACGAACTTGAAGCAAAACTGCCAGAGTTGTTAGAGCAGATTCAGAAAGATATGTTTGCGCGTGCAAAAGCACACAGAGATGCACATATCTGGGATGCACATAATTACGAAGAATTTACCACGATTGCAAATGAGAAACCGGGCTTTATCCGTGCAATGTGGTGTGGGGATCAGGCTTGCGAGGACAAGATCAAAGAAGACCTTGCAGTGACCTCACGCTGTATGCCGTTTAACGATCAGGAGCACATTTCAGATGTCTGTGTATGCTGTGGAAAGCCGGCACACAAATTAGTATATTGGGGTAAAGCATACTAA
- a CDS encoding response regulator transcription factor codes for MSKVLIIEDEVAIADLEKDYLELSGFEVETENDGVVGLKRALSEDFDMYILDLMLPGIDGFEICKQIREEKNTPILMVSAKKDDIDKIRGLGLGADDYITKPFSPSELVARVKAHLARYERLIGSNAVENDVIEIRGIRIDKTARRVWVNGEEKQFTTKEFDLLTFLAEHPNHVFTKEELFREIWDMESIGDIATVTVHIKKIREKIEMNTNKPQYIETIWGVGYRFKL; via the coding sequence ATGAGTAAAGTTTTGATTATTGAAGATGAGGTTGCAATCGCAGACCTGGAGAAAGATTATTTAGAACTCAGCGGGTTTGAGGTGGAGACTGAGAATGACGGCGTGGTCGGATTAAAACGTGCGCTCTCCGAAGATTTTGATATGTACATTTTAGATCTGATGCTGCCGGGCATTGACGGCTTTGAGATCTGCAAACAGATCAGAGAGGAAAAAAATACACCGATCCTCATGGTATCTGCCAAAAAAGACGATATCGATAAGATCAGGGGACTGGGACTTGGCGCGGACGATTACATCACAAAGCCGTTCTCACCGAGTGAGCTTGTCGCGAGGGTAAAGGCACACCTTGCCCGCTATGAGCGCCTGATCGGAAGCAACGCAGTAGAGAACGACGTGATTGAGATCCGCGGCATCCGTATCGACAAGACAGCAAGACGTGTCTGGGTCAACGGGGAAGAAAAACAGTTTACGACCAAGGAATTTGACCTTTTAACATTCTTAGCAGAGCACCCGAACCATGTGTTCACGAAGGAAGAACTCTTCCGTGAGATCTGGGATATGGAGTCGATCGGAGATATCGCAACTGTGACCGTGCATATCAAAAAGATCCGTGAGAAGATCGAGATGAATACTAATAAACCTCAGTATATAGAGACTATTTGGGGTGTAGGATACCGCTTTAAACTTTAG
- a CDS encoding YoaK family protein, giving the protein MRRIFQKELDMILHWNLTLVGGFLGTYAILLHAGNFGSAQTGNVMEMAAALTGKNFAEVGIRFLAFLIFGSAIVISYLLTNFTKLDMRKLVLWVDAAGLTVTAMMPEGMSAVVSLYPIFFCSAFQWGSYSGASGYNSASIFTTNNFKQSLLAWTQFVLTKDPEFRRKGIMYTMTVLSFFVGACIGCVSVYTYGAYGAFIGFVPLIVARLFMYIGKIPVENGTPEETEEEAKEALEEANLLENDQKL; this is encoded by the coding sequence ATGAGAAGAATATTTCAAAAAGAACTTGATATGATCCTTCACTGGAATCTTACACTGGTTGGAGGATTTCTTGGAACCTATGCGATATTGCTGCATGCAGGAAATTTTGGTTCCGCACAGACCGGAAATGTCATGGAGATGGCGGCGGCACTTACCGGAAAAAATTTTGCAGAAGTGGGGATACGATTTTTAGCATTTCTTATTTTTGGAAGTGCGATCGTGATTTCTTATCTGTTGACGAATTTTACGAAACTGGATATGCGAAAGCTGGTGCTCTGGGTAGACGCAGCGGGACTCACCGTAACAGCGATGATGCCGGAGGGGATGTCTGCGGTTGTGAGCCTTTACCCGATATTTTTCTGTTCGGCATTTCAGTGGGGCAGTTATTCCGGCGCATCGGGGTATAACAGTGCAAGCATTTTTACTACGAATAATTTTAAACAGTCGCTGCTCGCATGGACACAGTTTGTATTGACAAAAGATCCGGAATTCCGGAGAAAAGGAATCATGTATACGATGACGGTACTCTCATTTTTTGTTGGTGCATGCATTGGCTGCGTATCCGTCTATACATATGGGGCATATGGTGCTTTTATAGGATTTGTACCACTGATTGTGGCACGCCTGTTTATGTACATTGGAAAGATACCGGTAGAGAATGGTACACCGGAAGAAACGGAAGAAGAAGCAAAAGAAGCACTCGAAGAGGCAAATCTGCTGGAGAACGATCAGAAACTGTGA